In Rosa rugosa chromosome 4, drRosRugo1.1, whole genome shotgun sequence, the genomic stretch agccaaattgatgaccgttaaggcattgattactgccttaaagctagtacagttcaggttgacagattcaatccgtcgattggtttaagcgagttagataccttaacgatcatcactATATTAGTTGAAGCAGCAAAGTTTCTCAAATAAATGGAAGAGAAATGTTGATCTCCAGATCAATGCACCCATAACAAAATTATCCAAGGTCTTATTAATAACGATGAGACATTAGGGGCTATGGGACTAATGTATCTACTACGAAATGGTGGAGAGGGGTTTCTCCGCAGATGTATCTACTACGAAATTGGTAGTTAATTGGTTTACTATCTAAAGATAATGTAGAACCTGCTTTGCTGCCATTGTTAACAAATTCGTTTTGAAGTTAATTTGGATCTTTGAAACAGAAGAACTTTCTCATTATTACAGGGAAATTGGAAAGGCTGCACCTTGACTACTGTGGATGTACCATGTATGTTATTTGTTACATAATCTCATTGCTATTGTACAGTACTAGCTAGATTCAATAAGTACGAGTGAAACATTGTAAGCTGCCTGCAGCATGCTCCGACACTCGATATGAAAGTAGAATTTACAGATTCGGGCTACGAAAGTGAGCTGATTGTTTATTGAAAAGGAAAGCCCCATGAGAAAGTCTTGACCAGTgcggttttttgttttttgtttttttgaagtATTAGCTCTGAAGACTTCATTTTCCAGTTAATTGTGAGTTTTAACTTGAAATTCCACACTGCACCGGTTCTGTTGAAATTGTGCTACAGCAGAATTGGTAGCTTTTCAGAAGAGCCAATACAAATATACAATACAATGCAAAAGCAGAATTGGTAGCTTGTAACTGGTGAATGTGCTTAAGTTTTCCTCCGGttggaaaacaaattaaaactaaAGGCCATGCTGCTAGTCTGCGAAATGAATTTCCATCAATTCATTTCCACCTTCTACATATATGTGTGAAGGAAACGCATTTCAATCCCATGCTTACCATTAAATTTATATTGCACTCTTCAACTAGAACAAACATTTACAATATTGAAATTCATCAAGGAATCAAGCCATCTGTAGCATCCAAAGAATGCCAGTAATGTTAAAGAATTTGGGGAAGACAAAGGCGCTCAGAGCTTATATAAATACAACAAGTTAATGCTCAACGGTAAACAAGTTAATCCTCAACGGTAAAACCCTTTGCACGACAGCAGAGATATAACTTGACTAGACATCCAGAAGGCTTGAAGGCAGCTCTTATGCTTACAAGGTTTTCATATATCCTGTCAAGATTGAAAACAAGAGAGGTTTAAGAACAGTAAGAAAACGTAAGCTGAGACTGAGGAACTCTAGCTATAATTCAGCAAATAACATAATAAATTTAAGCCAGAGATCTAAGAGTCTAATACACAACATTAAGATAAGACAATCAGAATAGAAAACACTAGAATTAGGCAAGCTAACCAACAGCAGTTGCTTCCCATGATCCTACATTATTACATCCCATCTCTTCACAAGCTACACAACAAATTTATACATGATAGCTTCACTCATAAAATGTGGGTGGCAAACACGATGAAAATAAAGGACAGAATGCTTAGGAACCAAAAGATCTGAAGTTTACAGTATTCTAAATATAGGACGTACCCATGATGCTGACTTTCTTCAAGTTATTAGGAGTCAATTCCTGCAGATTAACAAAGAATATATACCTCAATATCTGAATTGGTGCACTGAATATGCTCAAGATAGGAGCCCGGGTAACGTTTATTTGAACATATGATTTTCAAGAACTCATGTATCACTATTTACTCAATAGTTTCTTAACTTCCAGAGGTCACTTACAAAACGCCTACCAATTCACTTTTGCACATTCTGACAACACAATTTATCAAATGAAAACAAGGGCTCAAAATCTACAGTGGACAGACTTAATACACCTATGATGACAGTAGCAACATTATTGGTGTTTCTTTGACAGGGTGCATGCTGAAATAAGGGCATGCACTTACTCAAATGAACATGATTGCAATCACCATGTCAGTAGCATCATGTAATTAATAACATCATTAGTAAAATCCACCAAATGggccttttgtttttttgttttggatttaCTATATAAAGAGGAAAACTAAAACACTAAGGAGTCCAAACACTAAACAGGGCAAATTCAGAGGAATTATTGAGCACTGAACTttcaagaacaaaaaaaaaaaaaaaaaaaccactaaAATCCACTACAAAATCTCATATCTACTAAGAAAAGAGGTGGACTTTTGACTCAAAGAACCAAAGGGATTGATCTATTTAACCGAAACGAACTACAGCTTATCAACTTGTGAAAACAAAGGTTTCTATTGTTTTCTAGTAAGTGCTGTTTTAAGTACTAAGATGTAAAGCAGACTCTTACCGACTAGTTTTTGGTATGTGAATCTAAGGTAGTACTAAGATGTAAAGCAGACTCTTACCTACTAGTTTTTGGTAAGTGAATCTAAGGTAGTACTGTGTCAATGGTCTATCAGAAAGTGATGTGAAAGTAATGCAGCATTAAGCATGAACAGTGGCATGTCACAAAATATCTCAAATCCGAGTGTCCAATGAACATAAAAAGGACTTGCACACATTCTTGTTCAAAATATGGGTTCAATGAAACATATACGTAACATCCCAACCATTATGAATGTCAATTCTACAAAGACTTCATGAACACATTCTGCCAAAAGAGAAAACACAAAATCATGAAAAGTTAGAAAAGTAACAGGAATTTCAAAGCAATTATTGAGTACTAAActtccaaggaaaaaaaaaaaacaaaacacaataAAATATTATATCTACTGAGAAAAGAGGAGTTGGACTTTTCACTCAAAGAACCAAAGGGATTGATCTATTTAGCCAAAACGAACTACAGCTTATCAACTTGTGAAAACAGAGGTTCCTATTGTTTTGTAGTAAGTCCTGTTTTGAATAATAAGATGTAAAGCAAACTCTTACCAACTAGCTAGTTTTCGATAACAGAACCTAAGGTAGTCCCGTGTCAATGGTCTATATCAGAAAGTGATGTAAAAGTAATGCAGCATTAAGCATGGACGTTGACATCTCAAAAATATCTCAAATCCGAGTGTCTAAGGAACATAAAAATGATTGCATACATTCTTATTCAAGATCTGGGTTCAGTGGAACATATATGCAACATCCCTACCATTGTGAACGTAAATTCTACAAAGACTCATGAACACATTCCGCCAAAACAGATATCAGGTTACACTATCTGCAACCAATTGAACCTTTAACAAGTCACCTGCTTCTAACTAACAAAGGGATTGACTATAATAGACATCTATTTAGCCGAAATGAACTACAGCTTATCAACTTGTGAAAACAAAGGTTTCTATTGTGAAAGTAATGTAAAAGTAATGCAGCATTAAGCATGAACGTTGGCATGTCACAAAATATCTCAAATCCGAGTGTCTAAGGAACAGAAAAAGGATTTGCACACATTCTTGTTCAAAAAATGGGTTCAATGGAACATATATGCAACATCCCTACCATTGTGAATGTTAATTCTACAAAGACTCATGAACACATTCCGCCAAAGCAGATATCAGGTTATACtatctgcaaaacagaaaaTCATGAAAAGTTAGAAAAGTAAACAGGGGAATTTCAGACACATTATTGAataccaaaatttcaagaataaaaataaaacaaaaaacacaagaAAATCTCATATCTACTGAGAAAAGAGGAGTTGGAGTTTTGACTCAAACAGCCAAAGAGGAACCCAGAAGGTGACCAAAACAAGGCGCTGCAAGGCTCCTACTAACGAAAAGTTAGTGTGGGATCGATGAGGAAAGGGTAACAAGACCAAAGAATGGTCTTAGACTCTTGGTATGAGGAAACTCAAGGTTTGTCAATCAACCACATCGCAGTGACACTATTGGGTGCTACAAGAGTATTTTATGGCACATAACAGTGTCCTTAAAATCTAAGAACTCATGATGAGCACTGAGTTCTGATATCTCAGCCTCAGTCATCATTGAAAACCCAATTGAACTACTAGTCCATGTATTGAGTGCGCTTTGCGCAGAAGGCAAGACTAACCTCTCAATGCCGAATTCCATGAGCCGATTTTCGAGCTCATTCATCAAAATCCTGCACATCCCAAGTCTCCTAAACAGAGGCCTAGTCGCCACGAGGGGCACTTCAGCCACTCCCTTATTGATCCTCACCGTGGCGGCACCGATCATCTCCTCATGACCATCATGATCATCTCTCCTCTCCAAAACCACAGTGTAAAACCCTCTCAAGTTCAACTCAGAATCGGATTCCAAGTCGAAGACAATGTCCTCAGCAATGTCTCTGTTGGTGTAGGGGTCTTTGGAAGGCTCGAAACACTCGTGGATGGCATTGAGAGCGGAGTGGAGCTTGGTGCAGTAATAAGATTCAATTCGCATGTGAGATTTCAAAAGCCTCCATGTCAGGTTATTGCTCACGGGAAT encodes the following:
- the LOC133743293 gene encoding increased DNA methylation 1-like; the protein is MKRKRASAMASSSSSSTVKPSRFPEEESVRCWESETASSNRTRPQIQSRSRKGSKTRNINDVLKDERSKISGINRILGTPIPVSNNLTWRLLKSHMRIESYYCTKLHSALNAIHECFEPSKDPYTNRDIAEDIVFDLESDSELNLRGFYTVVLERRDDHDGHEEMIGAATVRINKGVAEVPLVATRPLFRRLGMCRILMNELENRLMEFGIER